The following proteins are co-located in the Triticum aestivum cultivar Chinese Spring chromosome 1A, IWGSC CS RefSeq v2.1, whole genome shotgun sequence genome:
- the LOC123184616 gene encoding inversin-B-like isoform X1: protein MADAADALSARSKVQGFLEAACSGDLEALRKFGSALDEEGKGAAAVAAGVRDANKRTALHFAAREGQTEVCKFLVEQLRLPVDPKDDDGETPLIHAARQGRLETVEYLLGRGADPSVASNMGATALHHAAGIGHIEIMKILLGKGVDVESESESGTPLVWAAGHGQQDAVKLLLEHNAKPDTETADGITSLLSAVAAGSLPCLEVLIQAGANPNVTAGGATPLHIAADSGNLEMIKCLLQAGGDPNTSDDDGFKPIEVAALRDNLEVVEHLLPLTSPIPGVSNWTVDGIVKYVSSKMEEEKAQENESASLQRRQPVEVSPEAKKRSLEAKSRGDDAFRRKDFLVAVDAYTQAIEFDPNDPALLSNRSLCWLRAGQGERALEDARACRALKPDWAKACFREGAALRLLQRFEEAANAFYEGVQLEPENKELVKAFREAVEDGRKFHSANKPTTNGTKSE, encoded by the exons atggccgacgccgccgacgCCCTCTCAG CTCGGAGCAAGGTGCAGGGCTTCCTGGAGGCCGCGTGCTCCGGCGATCTCGAGGCCCTCCGGA AGTTCGGGTCCGCGCTCGACGAGGAGGGGAAGGGCGCGGCCGCGGTGGCCGCCGGCGTGCGGGACGCCAACAAGCGCACCGCGCTGCACTTCGCCGCGCGGGAGGGACAGACCGAGGTCTGCAAGTTCCTCGTCGAGCAGCTCCGCCTCCCCGTCGACCCCAAGGACGACGATG GTGAGACTCCACTCATCCATGCCGCCCGGCAGGGCCGCCTGGAGACGGTGGAGTACCTGCTCGGCCGCGGGGCCGATCCTTCCGTCGCATCTAACATGGGAGCCACGGCACTGCATCATGCTGCAGGGATAG GACACATAGAGATTATGAAGATTTTGCTTGGCAAGGGAGTTGATGTCGAATCCGAAAGTGAGTCCGGCACTCCCCTTGTTTGGGCTGCTGGTCATGGGCAGCAAGACGCGGTCAAGCTTCTGCTTGAACACAATGCTAAG CCGGACACTGAAACTGCTGATGGTATCACTTCGCTGTTGTCTGCTGTTGCTGCTGGTTCCCTCCCATGCTTGGAGGTTCTAATCCAG GCAGGTGCAAACCCAAATGTCACTGCTGGTGGAGCAACCCCATTGCATATCGCTGCAGACAGTGGAAATCTTGAAATGATCAAATGTTTGCTTCAAGCTGGAGGTGACCCAAATACCTCTGACGAT GATGGATTTAAGCCAATAGAGGTTGCTGCTTTAAGGGATAACCTTGAAGTCGTTGAACATCTTTTACCATTGACATCTCCAATCCCAGGTGTCTCGAATTGGACTGTTGATGGTATAGTAAAATACGTGTCATCTAAAATGGAAGAGGAAAAG GCGCAAGAAAATGAGTCAGCCAGTTTACAGAGACGACAACCCGTTGAG GTGTCACCTGAGGCGAAAAAGAGATCATTGGAAGCCAAATCGAGAGGTGATGATGCATTCAGAAGAAAAGACTTCCTAGTAGCAGTGGATGCATATACACAG GCCATTGAATTCGACCCGAATGACCCCGCGTTGCTTTCGAACAGAAGCCTTTGTTGGCTGCGGGCAGGGCAAGGTGAGCGTGCCCTGGAGGACGCGAGAGCATGCCGAGCACTGAAACCAGACTGGGCGAAAGCTTGCTTCAGGGAAGGCGCCGCGCTGCGCCTTCTGCAA AGGTTCGAGGAAGCCGCGAATGCGTTCTACGAGGGGGTGCAGCTCGAGCCGGAGAACAAAGAGCTCGTGAAGGCATTCAG GGAAGCTGTTGAGGACGGGAGGAAGTTCCACTCGGCAAACAAGCCAACAACAAACGGAACAAAGTCAGAATGA
- the LOC123184616 gene encoding ankyrin repeat, PH and SEC7 domain containing protein secG-like isoform X2: MADAADALSARSKVQGFLEAACSGDLEALRKFGSALDEEGKGAAAVAAGVRDANKRTALHFAAREGQTEVCKFLVEQLRLPVDPKDDDGETPLIHAARQGRLETVEYLLGRGADPSVASNMGATALHHAAGIGHIEIMKILLGKGVDVESESESGTPLVWAAGHGQQDAVKLLLEHNAKPDTETADGITSLLSAVAAGSLPCLEVLIQAGANPNVTAGGATPLHIAADSGNLEMIKCLLQAGGDPNTSDDDGFKPIEVAALRDNLEVVEHLLPLTSPIPGVSNWTVDGIVKYVSSKMEEEKAQENESASLQRRQPVEVSPEAKKRSLEAKSRGDDAFRRKDFLVAVDAYTQAIEFDPNDPALLSNRSLCWLRAGQEVRGSRECVLRGGAARAGEQRAREGIQGSC; this comes from the exons atggccgacgccgccgacgCCCTCTCAG CTCGGAGCAAGGTGCAGGGCTTCCTGGAGGCCGCGTGCTCCGGCGATCTCGAGGCCCTCCGGA AGTTCGGGTCCGCGCTCGACGAGGAGGGGAAGGGCGCGGCCGCGGTGGCCGCCGGCGTGCGGGACGCCAACAAGCGCACCGCGCTGCACTTCGCCGCGCGGGAGGGACAGACCGAGGTCTGCAAGTTCCTCGTCGAGCAGCTCCGCCTCCCCGTCGACCCCAAGGACGACGATG GTGAGACTCCACTCATCCATGCCGCCCGGCAGGGCCGCCTGGAGACGGTGGAGTACCTGCTCGGCCGCGGGGCCGATCCTTCCGTCGCATCTAACATGGGAGCCACGGCACTGCATCATGCTGCAGGGATAG GACACATAGAGATTATGAAGATTTTGCTTGGCAAGGGAGTTGATGTCGAATCCGAAAGTGAGTCCGGCACTCCCCTTGTTTGGGCTGCTGGTCATGGGCAGCAAGACGCGGTCAAGCTTCTGCTTGAACACAATGCTAAG CCGGACACTGAAACTGCTGATGGTATCACTTCGCTGTTGTCTGCTGTTGCTGCTGGTTCCCTCCCATGCTTGGAGGTTCTAATCCAG GCAGGTGCAAACCCAAATGTCACTGCTGGTGGAGCAACCCCATTGCATATCGCTGCAGACAGTGGAAATCTTGAAATGATCAAATGTTTGCTTCAAGCTGGAGGTGACCCAAATACCTCTGACGAT GATGGATTTAAGCCAATAGAGGTTGCTGCTTTAAGGGATAACCTTGAAGTCGTTGAACATCTTTTACCATTGACATCTCCAATCCCAGGTGTCTCGAATTGGACTGTTGATGGTATAGTAAAATACGTGTCATCTAAAATGGAAGAGGAAAAG GCGCAAGAAAATGAGTCAGCCAGTTTACAGAGACGACAACCCGTTGAG GTGTCACCTGAGGCGAAAAAGAGATCATTGGAAGCCAAATCGAGAGGTGATGATGCATTCAGAAGAAAAGACTTCCTAGTAGCAGTGGATGCATATACACAG GCCATTGAATTCGACCCGAATGACCCCGCGTTGCTTTCGAACAGAAGCCTTTGTTGGCTGCGGGCAGGGCAAG AGGTTCGAGGAAGCCGCGAATGCGTTCTACGAGGGGGTGCAGCTCGAGCCGGAGAACAAAGAGCTCGTGAAGGCATTCAG GGAAGCTGTTGA
- the LOC123184616 gene encoding 26S proteasome non-ATPase regulatory subunit 10-like isoform X3, whose product MADAADALSARSKVQGFLEAACSGDLEALRKFGSALDEEGKGAAAVAAGVRDANKRTALHFAAREGQTEVCKFLVEQLRLPVDPKDDDGETPLIHAARQGRLETVEYLLGRGADPSVASNMGATALHHAAGIGHIEIMKILLGKGVDVESESESGTPLVWAAGHGQQDAVKLLLEHNAKPDTETADGITSLLSAVAAGSLPCLEVLIQAGANPNVTAGGATPLHIAADSGNLEMIKCLLQAGGDPNTSDDDGFKPIEVAALRDNLEVVEHLLPLTSPIPGVSNWTVDGIVKYVSSKMEEEKAQENESASLQRRQPVEVSPEAKKRSLEAKSRGDDAFRRKDFLVAVDAYTQKPLLAAGRARGSRKPRMRSTRGCSSSRRTKSS is encoded by the exons atggccgacgccgccgacgCCCTCTCAG CTCGGAGCAAGGTGCAGGGCTTCCTGGAGGCCGCGTGCTCCGGCGATCTCGAGGCCCTCCGGA AGTTCGGGTCCGCGCTCGACGAGGAGGGGAAGGGCGCGGCCGCGGTGGCCGCCGGCGTGCGGGACGCCAACAAGCGCACCGCGCTGCACTTCGCCGCGCGGGAGGGACAGACCGAGGTCTGCAAGTTCCTCGTCGAGCAGCTCCGCCTCCCCGTCGACCCCAAGGACGACGATG GTGAGACTCCACTCATCCATGCCGCCCGGCAGGGCCGCCTGGAGACGGTGGAGTACCTGCTCGGCCGCGGGGCCGATCCTTCCGTCGCATCTAACATGGGAGCCACGGCACTGCATCATGCTGCAGGGATAG GACACATAGAGATTATGAAGATTTTGCTTGGCAAGGGAGTTGATGTCGAATCCGAAAGTGAGTCCGGCACTCCCCTTGTTTGGGCTGCTGGTCATGGGCAGCAAGACGCGGTCAAGCTTCTGCTTGAACACAATGCTAAG CCGGACACTGAAACTGCTGATGGTATCACTTCGCTGTTGTCTGCTGTTGCTGCTGGTTCCCTCCCATGCTTGGAGGTTCTAATCCAG GCAGGTGCAAACCCAAATGTCACTGCTGGTGGAGCAACCCCATTGCATATCGCTGCAGACAGTGGAAATCTTGAAATGATCAAATGTTTGCTTCAAGCTGGAGGTGACCCAAATACCTCTGACGAT GATGGATTTAAGCCAATAGAGGTTGCTGCTTTAAGGGATAACCTTGAAGTCGTTGAACATCTTTTACCATTGACATCTCCAATCCCAGGTGTCTCGAATTGGACTGTTGATGGTATAGTAAAATACGTGTCATCTAAAATGGAAGAGGAAAAG GCGCAAGAAAATGAGTCAGCCAGTTTACAGAGACGACAACCCGTTGAG GTGTCACCTGAGGCGAAAAAGAGATCATTGGAAGCCAAATCGAGAGGTGATGATGCATTCAGAAGAAAAGACTTCCTAGTAGCAGTGGATGCATATACACAG AAGCCTTTGTTGGCTGCGGGCAGGGCAAG AGGTTCGAGGAAGCCGCGAATGCGTTCTACGAGGGGGTGCAGCTCGAGCCGGAGAACAAAGAGCTCGTGA
- the LOC123184685 gene encoding uncharacterized protein, with product MGDYTIRISTSLIEQLARDDEKQVKRRTRKPRPKKVVEQPEEPQDNGREVPTEPKSSPAPVLPFPPPMYLPVTPAPPPPSPAIQVVEAIRAVVAESEKVLEKLQKKEAAMREELTKRAKELHDKEFKLPYQNPSPCTDERAGCAECYRSNVQDPLKCAEAVKRFEACVRMARRGGATMGAAQ from the coding sequence ATGGGTGACTACACAATCCGGATAAGCACCAGCTTGATCGAGCAGCTCGCGCGCGATGACGAGAAGCAGGTGAAAAGGAGGACCAGGAAACCCAGGCCGAAGAAGGTGGTGGAGCAACCAGAGGAGCCTCAGGACAATGGCAGGGAAGTTCCAACTGAACCCAAGAGCAGCCCTGCTCCTGTTTTGCCTTTTCCGCCACCCATGTACCTACCAGTGACCCCTGCTCCTCCACCACCGTCTCCTGCAATCCAGGTGGTGGAAGCCATACGCGCCGTGGTGGCGGAGAGCGAGAAGGTGCTGGAGAAGCTGCAGAAGAAGGAGGCGGCGATGCGCGAGGAGCTTACCAAGAGGGCCAAGGAGCTGCATGACAAGGAGTTCAAGCTGCCCTACCAGAACCCCTCGCCATGCACCGACGAGAGGGCGGGCTGCGCCGAGTGCTACAGGAGCAACGTGCAGGACCCGCTCAAGTGCGCCGAGGCGGTCAAGAGGTTCGAGGCTTGCGTTCGCATGGCGAGGCGGGGCGGTGCCACCATGGGAGCTGCTCAGTAG
- the LOC732708 gene encoding uncharacterized protein: MVEIHLSGCERLQVLFSCGTSFTFPKLKVLTLEHLLDFERWWEINEAQEEQIIFPLLEKLFIRHCGKLIALPEAPLLGEPSRGGNRLVCTPFSLLENLFIWYCGKLVPLREAPLVHESCSGGYRLVQSAFPALKVLALEDLGSFQKWDAAVEGEPILFPQLETLSVQKCPKLVDLPEAPKLSVLVIEDGKQEVFHFVDRYLSSLTNLTLRLEHRETTSEAECTSIVPVDSKEKWNQKSPLTVLELGCCNSFFGPGALEPWDYFVHLEKLEIDRCDVLVHWPENVFQSLVSLRTLLIRNCKNLTGYAQAPLEPLASERSQHPRGLESLCLRNCPSLVEMFNVPASLKKMTIGGCIKLESIFGKQQGMAELVQVSSSSEAIMPATVSELPSTPMNHFCPCLEDLCLSACGSLPAVLNLPPSLKTLEMDRCSSIQVLSCQLGGLQKPEATTSRSRSPIMPQPLAAATAPAAREHLLPPHLEYLTILNCAGMLGGTLRLPAPLKRLFIMGNSGLTSLECLSGEHPPSLESLWLERCSTLASLPNEPQVYRSLWSLEITGCPAIKKLPRCLQQQLGSIKRKWLDARYEVTEFKPLKPKTWKEIPRLVRERRQACRS, encoded by the exons GCTTACACTAGAGCATTTATTGGATTTTGAGAGATGGTGGGAAATAAATGAGGCACAAGAAGAACAGATAATATTTCCTCTGCTTGAGAAGTTGTTTATTCGGCATTGTGGAAAGCTGATAGCATTACCTGAAGCACCATTGCTTGGAGAACCAAGTCGTGGAGGTAATAGACTGGTATGCACACCATTTTCTCTGCTTGAGAACTTGTTTATTTGGTATTGTGGAAAGCTGGTACCATTGCGTGAAGCACCACTGGTTCATGAAAGTTGTAGTGGAGGTTATAGGTTGGTACAGTCAGCATTTCCTGCTCTAAAGGTACTTGCATTGGAAGACTTGGGGAGTTTTCAGAAATGGGATGCTGCTGTCGAAGGAGAACCGATATTGTTTCCTCAGCTTGAGACACTATCAGTTCAGAAATGCCCAAAGCTAGTAGATTTACCCGAAGCACCAAAACTCAGTGTACTAGTAATTGAAGATGGCAAGCAAGAGGTGTTCCATTTTGTAGACAGGTATTTATCTTCATTGACCAATCTGACACTGAGGCTAGAACACAGAGAAACAACATCAGAGGCTGAATGCACTTCAATTGTACCTGTGGACAGCAAAGAGAAATGGAACCAGAAATCCCCTCTTACAGTTCTGGAGTTAGGATGCTGCAACTCATTCTTTGGACCAGGTGCACTAGAGCCGTGGGACTATTTTGTACACCTTGAAAAGTTGGAAATTGATAGATGTGATGTGCTCGTCCACTGGCCAGagaatgtgttccaaagcttggtATCCTTGAGGACATTACTGATTAGAAACTGCAAAAATCTGACTGGATATGCACAAGCTCCTCTTGAGCCGTTGGCGTCTGAAAGGAGTCAGCACCCGAGAGGTCTGGAGTCTCTTTGCTTAAGAAACTGCCCAAGTTTAGTAGAGATGTTCAACGTCCCGGCATCTCTCAAGAAAATGACTATTGGTGGGTGCATTAAGCTTGAGTCCATATTCGGCAAGCAACAGGGCATGGCAGAGTTAGTCCAAGTATCTTCTAGCAGTGAGGCAATCATGCCTGCAACTGTATCAGAGTTGCCATCCACACCCATGAATCACTTTTGTCCATGCCTAGAAGATCTATGCTTATCAGCATGTGGAAGCTTACCAGCGGTTCTAAATCTGCCTCCATCCTTAAAGACCTTAGAAATGGATCGTTGTAGTAGTATTCAAGTCCTATCATGCCAGCTGGGTGGGCTCCAGAAACCAGAAGCCACTACCTCCAGAAGCAGAAGTCCTATCATGCCACAGCcactagcagcagcaacagcaccaGCTGCAAGAGAGCATTTACTTCCTCCCCATCTCGAATATCTAACAATACTGAACTGTGCTGGCATGTTGGGTGGGACTCTCCGTCTGCCTGCACCCCTCAAGAGACTGTTCATTATGGGCAACAGTGGGCTGACATCGCTGGAGTGTCTGTCGGGAGAGCACCCCCCATCGCTGGAATCCCTTTGGCTTGAAAGATGCAGTACCCTGGCATCCCTGCCGAATGAGCCGCAAGTATACAGGTCTCTCTGGTCTCTTGAAATTACAGGCTGCCCTGCTATAAAGAAGCTCCCTAGATGCCTGCAGCAGCAACTGGGCAGCATCAAACGCAAATGGCTAGATGCCCGTTATGAAG TAACGGAATTCAAACCATTGAAACCGAAGACATGGAAGGAAATACCGAGGCTAGTCCGTGAGCGGAGGCAGGCCTGCCGGAGCTGA